Proteins co-encoded in one Yamadazyma tenuis chromosome 1, complete sequence genomic window:
- a CDS encoding GLEYA domain-containing lectin: MRLTSILSGLVFLTPILCAAVDVGGCSPTTSDLIRGLKSEFVSVNTDEITNDQPSFETLFERMDKENVVCTGNTGDDVNFIYTVDEIGLTKSLYGCSVNTEKIGVRLTGYLYASESGTYTISANYNNAGALTLGNGNGFTCCSDTNIAYTAGDSSYSFANNFYSPETASAQYQLKAGVYYPIKILFYNGYTGDGILNISMTLPDGTYVTDSDLPFYELNTTDSSYCPVTTTTTLIWTGTDTETFTITASDGDVTVTVEVPETTTTTTEVWTGSGTTTITHYPSNPSDPVTVDVLTPETTTTTTEPWTGSGTTTITHYPSNPSDPVTVDVLTPETTTTTTEPWTGSGTTTITHYPSNPSDPVTVDVLTPETTTTTTEPWTGSGTTTITHYPSNPSDPVTVDVLTPETTTTTTEPWTGSGTTTITHYPSNPSDPVTVDVLTPETTTTTTEPWTGSGTTTITHYPSNPSDPVTVEVKTPESTTTTTHIGSVATTYTITPSNPSDPVTVVVETTPTPSSTSSSSAKPSSSSFHWLNSTTPISSSSTPSSTGPSSSVASPSSPAPSSPAPSVSVITITTPWTGSGTSTYTTTGTDGKPTAVVETPASVFTITTPWTGSVTSTYTTTGTDGKPTVVIDTPIPTITTPWTGSVTSTYTTTGSDGEPTVVVETPEPTIFTPWTGTFTSTYTTTGSDGKPTVVVETPEPTIFTPWTGTFTSTYTTTGSDGKPTVVVETPQPVVTEKDVTTIILPCTCKEPSTTTTTGDDGKKTVVCNIPHSLVSTVVATEPCTNAAGDATVTTYTTFTIAAAVTANPTESVAPTGAKGSGSGAAAEAASAGNGSDSSPQEVSTYEAMGSKNTYTFLAVLSALLWISF, encoded by the coding sequence AAGAAAACGTTGTTTGTACTGGTAATACAGGTGATGATGTTAACTTCATCTATACCGTGGACGAGATTGGGCTAACTAAGAGTCTTTATGGTTGTTCTGTGAACACCGAAAAGATAGGAGTGAGACTTACAGGTTACCTATATGCTTCTGAGTCAGGAACTTACACCATTCTGGCAAATTATAACAATGCTGGGGCTTTAACACTTGGAAATGGAAACGGATTTACCTGCTGCAGTGATACAAACATTGCATATACAGCAGGAGACAGTTCCTACCTGTTTGCCAATAATTTCTATCTGCCCGAGACAGCGTCTGCACAATACCAACTTAAGGCTGGCGTGTATTATCCCATCAAGATACTTTTTTATAACGGTTACACAGGGGACGGTATCCTCAATATTTCTATGACCTTACCCGACGGTACATATGTCACTGATTCTGATCTTCCTTTCTATGAGTTGAACACAACCGATTCTTCTTATTGTCCTGTTACTACAACCACCACTCTCATATGGACAGGAACCGATACTGAGACATTTACTATTACGGCCTCTGATGGGGACGTAACTGTTACTGTTGAAGTACCagaaactacaacgaccactactgaagtatggacaggttcgggaactaccaccatcaccCACTACCcttccaatccaagtgatcctgtaactgtTGACGTCTTGACTCCTgaaactacaacgaccacTACCGAGccatggacaggttcgggaactaccaccatcaccCACTACCcttccaatccaagtgatcctgtaactgtTGACGTCTTGACTCCTgaaactacaacgaccacTACCGAGccatggacaggttcgggaactaccaccatcaccCACTACCcttccaatccaagtgatcctgtaactgtTGACGTCTTGACTCCTgaaactacaacgaccacTACCGAGccatggacaggttcgggaactaccaccatcaccCACTACCcttccaatccaagtgatcctgtaactgtTGACGTCTTGACTCCTgaaactacaacgaccacTACCGAGccatggacaggttcgggaactaccaccatcaccCACTACCcttccaatccaagtgatcctgtaactgtTGACGTCTTGACTCCTgaaactacaacgaccacTACCGAGccatggacaggttcgggaactaccaccatcaccCACTACCcttccaatccaagtgatcctgtaactgtTGAAGTCAAGACCccagaatcaacaaccactacAACCCATATTGGATCCGTTGCTACGACCTATACTATTACTCCttcaaacccaagtgaCCCAGTgactgttgttgttgaaacaacTCCTACTCcatcaagtacttcttcatcaagtgCTAAGCCATCAAGCCTGTCTTTTCAttggttgaattcaactactccaatatcatcttcTAGCACTCCGTCCTCAACAGGGCCATCTTCTAGTGTTGCTTctccttctagtccagctccttctagtccagctCCTTCTGTAAGTGTCATCACTATCACCACCCCATGGACCGGCTCTGGAACATCTACTTATACCACAACcggaaccgatggtaaaccaactgcGGTTGTTGAGACCCCAGCTAGCGTTTTCACTATCACTACTCCTTGGACTGGCTCAGTTACATCTACATATACCACAACcggaaccgatggtaaaccaactgtTGTTATAGATACCCCTATACCTACCATcactactccatggaccGGATCTGTTACATCAACttacactaccacaggaTCTGATGGTGAACCAACCGTGGTTGTCGAGACTCCTGAACCAACTATCTTCACCCCTTGGACAGGAACATTcacttcaacttacactacaactggatctgatggtaaaccaaccGTGGTTGTCGAGACTCCTGAACCAACTATCTTCACCCCTTGGACAGGAACATTcacttcaacttacactacaactggatctgatggtaaaccaaccgtggttgttgagactCCTCAACCTGTTGTCACGGAAAAAGATGTCACTACCATCATCTTGCCATGCACCTGCAAGGAgccttcaaccaccacaacaactggtgatgatggtaagaAGACCGTTGTCTGTAACATCCCACACTCATTAGTCTCAACAGTCGTGGCCACCGAGCCGTGCACTAATGCCGCGGGAGATGCTACCGTCACAACTTATACAACTTTCACTATCGCAGCTGCTGTCACTGCTAACCCTACTGAATCCGttgctccaactggtgCTAAAGGTAGTGGTTCTGGAGCGGCTGCTGAAGCAGCTTCAGCTGGTAATGGCTCAGACTCctcaccacaagaagtctccacTTACGAGGCTATGGGCTCAaaaaacacatacacattcttggctgtgttatccgctcttttgtggatttcattttga
- the MNN13_1 gene encoding mannosyltransferase (EggNog:ENOG503NZ5A; COG:S) — MGKLFNISHNRRFFFYGFIVFWIVSAGIWIYDYTLNDSSESGTSIYHSESTPNAGLSSPSRVNKIDVFEDCAIKKLVQTLGIEDTRSIDSHSSVYDQMLEKHALSDILTNLDFTERCNLYFKNLFVRDHNWFVDPNEDFPLEHRDTFDLQSFEKENSKKIRYKYAQMSNLEYDKINFDDEKVRKDVKRLAEEEFNEFWERTMKTEQKIVDYLSHLRIFNKCYVTSDNRYIMNKANELIEKVADNIDHTEFKANDDESLINDSGFKSCSELESRIYKWVSHSYPIYERWTGEIFLSPPDLGEFVHYPEVFKATNSKFKGSTKDFSKSTFAENGPCFFNKFKNSLNGKGIVLSIGDKHVDDTVRFIHLLRALSNHYPIQIVYYDSLSDETKARIVAAARDKMIDLPESFHKVSKNFPSDYFHIKDGGMPKQEVWFVKTYNTIHDNFKEKFKMFANKFLATLFNSFEEFILVDADTVLLQNPSEFFDLKDYKTTGAYFFKDRAAHAFRPPGDTKFFQKITPSILDNLMFDIPVITQKTLGLEFFDGMGHFMESGVVLINRHLHFNSILTMLQLNFFKPVTSRVHGDKEIFWLGFAASGDEDYHFNKNFAASIGTLTSPEERLTSEGNLKKSQELCSPHSGHLDENGKLLWFNSGFKFCGKSELVNFEAEIKKHDHFKFLKDAESMREYYESSLKLRNAVIPPFNIKSEIRAGNSVEEPVEGWHMERGYCHSYLWCAYSSIGGLTSDGQDNTQVGQVFEFDQDSIDLYSYLGDIWVGNE, encoded by the coding sequence ATGGGGAAACTATTCAACATTAGTCACAATCGAAGGTTTTTTTTCTACGGATTCATCGTCTTTTGGATAGTTTCAGCTGGTATCTGGATCTATGACTACACTTTGAATGATTCTAGTGAGTCGGGCACGTCCATTTACCACCTGGAACTGACTCCAAATGCAGGGTTGTCTAGTCCTCTGAGGGtcaacaaaatcgatgtgtttgaagattgtgccatcaagaagttagTGCAAACGTTGGGAATCGAGGATACTAGAAGTATTGATAGCCATTCGAGTGTGTATGACCAAATGTTGGAGAAGCATGCATTATCAGACATTCTAACAAACCTCGATTTCACTGAGAGATGCAACTTGTACTTTAAGAACCTATTTGTGCGAGACCACAActggtttgtggatcccAATGAAGACTTCCCTCTTGAACATCGTGATACATTTGACTTACAGCTGTTCGAAAAAgagaattccaaaaaaatAAGGTACAAATATGCCCAAATGTCAAACTTAGAATAcgacaagatcaatttcGACGACGAGAAAGTCCGCAAAGACGTGAAACGacttgctgaagaagagttcaatgagttctggGAACGAACCATGAAGACAGAACAGAAGATTGTAGACTACTTGTCCCATTTAcggattttcaacaagtgctATGTCACCAGTGATAATAGGTACATCATGAACAaagccaatgaattgatagAAAAAGTGGCTGACAACATAGATCACACTGAGTTCAAGGCCAACGATGATGAACTGTTAATCAACGATCTGGGTTTCAAATCCTGTAGTGAGTTGGAAAGCAGAATCTATAAATGGGTGTCTCATTCTTATCCTATTTATGAACGGTGGACTGGTGAAATATTTCTATCTCCTCCAGATCTAGGTGAATTTGTTCATTATCCTGAGGTGTTCAAggccacaaactccaagttcaaggggtccaccaaggacttctccaaatccaccttCGCTGAGAATGGGccatgcttcttcaacaaattcaaaaatctGTTGAATGGAAAGGGTATTGTACTATCGATCGGAGACAAAcatgttgatgatactgTGAGATTCATTCACCTATTAAGAGCGTTGAGCAACCACTATCCAATCCAAATCGTCTACTATGACTCGCTCAGTGATGAGACCAAAGCAAGAATAGTCGCCGCTGCTAGAGACAAAATGATAGATTTACCAGAAAGCTTCCACAAAGTTTCCAAGAATTTCCCTTCCGACTACTTCCACATCAAAGATGGTGGAATGCCCAAGCAAGAAGTGTGGTTTGTAAAGACGTACAACACCATTCatgacaacttcaaagaaaagttcaagatgtttGCCAATAAGTTCCTAGCAAcgttgttcaattcatttgAGGAATTCATTTTAGTTGATGCTGATACAGTGTTGTTGCAGAATCCATCCGAGTTTTTCGACTTGAAGGATTACAAAACCACCGGGgcctacttcttcaaggataGAGCTGCTCATGCATTCAGGCCACCAGGTGATACTAAATTCTTTCAGAAGATAACCCCTTCAATTttagacaacttgatgtttgatATTCCCGTCATCACCCAGAAGACTCTTGGATTagagttctttgatggaatGGGTCATTTCATGGAAAGCggagtggtgttgatcaatagACACTTacacttcaactccatcttaACAATGCtccaattgaacttctttaagCCGGTTACCTCCAGAGTCCATGGagacaaagagatattCTGGTTGGGATTCGCCgccagtggtgatgaagactatcacttcaacaagaattttgCTGCATCAATCGGGACTCTTACTTCCCCGGAGGAAAGATTGACCAGCGAAggaaacctcaagaaatcTCAGGAACTCTGTTCGCCACATTCAGGACaccttgatgaaaatggaaaGTTATTGTGGTTTAACTCgggtttcaagttctgtgGGAAAAGCGAACTTGTTAATTTTGAAGCcgaaatcaagaaacacGACCATTTTAAATTTTTAAAAGATGCTGAATCCATGCGAGAGTATTATGAAAGCTCTCTAAAACTTAGAAACGCAGTTATTCCTCCCTTCAATATAAAATCGGAAATAAGGGCAGGGAACAGTGTTGAAGAGCCAGTAGAAGGCTGGCACATGGAACGTGGATATTGTCACAGTTATTTATGGTGTGCATACTCTTCGATAGGTGGACTCACCTCTGACGGACAAGATAACACTCAAGTGGGACAAGTGTTCGAGTTCGATCAGGACTCAATAGACTTGTATTCTTACTTGGGTGATATTTGGGTTGGGAATGAGTGA
- a CDS encoding uncharacterized protein (EggNog:ENOG502SQPX) produces the protein MILKSITFLSFVTPLVLGITGCSPSSTESGLVVDYFDDVETLNLSSAYLSTIDAMTPDYTAYGVSDITFYMTKISDGEYRDVYGRSTPVDEFGLRLSGYFRAPETGTYTFQFTLADNQASLAIGGVTDTLNCCSSSSNLQVNGSIYASEGSKGVDTTVTKVRLVGGDYYPVKIIYYQAGIDTASLRLTVTYPDGNNHTTDLPWYYTNETESELCTTTTTTNIWTGTDTEYFTVTGSDGDVTVTKEIPESTTTTTDVWTGSVPTTITIYPSNLSDPVTITVLTPETTTTTTEPWTGTETTITTIYPSNPSDPVTVDIKTPESTTTTTEVWTGTEPSTTTIYPSNPSDPITFVILSPETTTTTTEPWTGTGITTTTIYPSNPSDPVTVDIKTPESRTTTTSYGTVVVETPEPVVIEKDVTTIILPCTCKEPSTTTTTGDDGKKTVVCNIPYSLVSSVVVTEPCTNAAGDTTVIIYTTFTVAAAVTANPTETVAPTGAKGNGSGAAAEVASAGNGSESSPQEVSTYEAMGSKNTYTFLAVLSALLWISF, from the exons ATGATTTTAAAATCAATAACATTTTTGTCTTTTGTCACTCCGCTTGTTCTCGGAATAACAGGATGCTCTCCTTCATCCACAGAAAGTGGACTTGTGGTTGATtactttgatgatgttgagaCACTCAACCTTTCCTCTGCTTATTTGAGCACAATAGATGCTATGACCCCTGACTATACAGCTTATGGAGTGTCAGATATTACTTTTTATATGACAAAAATCCTGGATGGAGAATACAGAGATGTTTATGGCCGAAGTACACCGGTAGATGAGTTTGGCTTGAGGCTCTCTGGGTACTTTCGTGCCCCTGAAACAGGCACTTACACTTTTCAATTTACGCTTGCTGACAATCAAGCATCTTTGGCCATTGGTGGAGTTACAGATACTCTTAActgttgttcaagctccAGTAATCTCCAGGTAAATGGGTCTATTTATGCTCTGGAAGGTTCTAAAGGAGTTGATACCACGGTGACAAAGGTTCGTCTTGTTGGGGGTGACTATTACCCGGTGAAGATTATTTACTACCAAGCCGGAATCGATACAGCTAGCTTACGACTTACTGTGACATATCCTGATGGAAACAATCATACAACTGACTTGCCTTGGTATTATACCAATGAGACGGAACTGGAATTATGtacaaccaccaccaccactaaTATATGGACTGGAACAGATACTGAGTATTTCACAGTAACAGGATCAGATGGTGATGTTACTGTTACGAAAGAAATACCAGAATCTACAACTACCACTACTGATGTATGGACAGGTTCGGTACCTACTACTATTACCATCTACCCGTCCAACCTAAGTGATCCCGTGACTATTACCGTCTTGACTCCTgaaactacaacgaccactactgaaccatggacaggcACAGAAACTACCATtactaccatctacccatccaacccaagtgatcccgtaactgttgacatcaagactccagaatctaccaccaccactactgagGTGTGGACAGGCACAGAACCTTccactactaccatctacccatccaacccaagtgatcctaTTACCTTTGTCATCTTGTCTCCTgaaactacaacgaccactactgaaccatggacaggcACAGGTATTACCACCactaccatctacccatccaacccaagtgatcccgtaactgttgacattaagactccagaatcaagGACAACCACTACTAGTTATGGAACCGTCG TCGTTGAAACTCCTGAACCAGTTGTCATCGAAAAAGATGTTACCACCATTATCTTGCCATGTACTTGCAAGGAaccttcaaccaccacaacaactggtgatgatggtaagaAGACCGTTGTCTGTAACATCCCATACTCTTTGGTGTCCAGTGTTGTGGTTACCGAGCCATGCACCAATGCTGCTGGAGATACTACAGTCATAATCTATACCACGTTCACTGTCGCTGCTGCCGTGACTGCTAACCCTACTGAAACCGttgctccaactggtgCTAAAGGGAATGGTTCTGGAGCGGCTGCTGAAGTGGCTTCAGCTGGTAATGGCTCAGAATCctcaccacaagaagtctccacGTACGAGGCCATGGGTTCAaaaaacacatacacattcttggctgtgttatccgctcttttgtggatatcattttga
- a CDS encoding GLEYA domain-containing lectin (EggNog:ENOG502SQPX), with the protein MKFHYTLLSIGIFQFIRSVSSADSVGGCSPTPVDKGLYAEYIEVAENEWTVGDSASLESGLAVVSQREAEYSWSGVTEQDFWIYPGTNVLYGHDVTTDHFGLRLTGYLYAETTGDYTISITFADDAASLSIGAGVAMECCGSSQFPTAVTEYAHWYAEGESTSVAKTVHLTAGVYYPIKVVFMNVVSGAHFNMSVTYPDGTNHTTDIDWYSSTNNSTSCPYSTTTTNIWTGSDTEYFTVTGSDGDVTVTKDVPESTTTTTEVWTGSVPTTITIYPSNPSDPVTVDIKTPESTTTTTEPWTGSVPTTITIYPSNPSDPVTVDIKTPESTTTTTEPWTGSVPTTITIYPSNPSDPVTVDIKTPESTTTTTEPWTGSVPTTITIYPSNPSDPVTVDIKTPESTTTTTEPWTGSVPTTITIYPSNPSDPVTVDIKTPESTTTTTEPWTGSVPTTITIYPSNPSDPVTVDIKTPESTTTTTEPWTGSVPTTITIYPSNPSDPVTVDIKTPESTTTTTEPWTGSVPTTITIYPSNPSDPVTVDIKTPESTTTTTEPWTGSVPTTITIYPSNPSDPVTVDIKTPESTTTTTEPWTGSVPTTITIYPSNPSDPVTVDIKTPESTTTTTEPWTGSVPTTITIYPSNPSDPLLLSSSFFVVETPKPVVTEKDVTTIILPCTCKEPSTTTTTGDDGKKTVVCKIPHSLVSTVVVTEPCTNAAGDVTVTTYTTFTAAAAVTANPTETVSPTGDEGNGAEGSGTGGNGSEAASAGNGSETSPQEVSTYEAMGSKNTYTFLAVLSALLWISF; encoded by the exons ATGAAATTCCATTACACGTTACTATCAATCGGAATCTTTCAATTCATTCGTTCTGTCTCAAGTGCAGATTCTGTTGGAGGGTGCAGCCCCACCCCTGTTGATAAAGGTCTCTATGCCGAATACATCGAGGTAGCAGAAAATGAATGGACAGTTGGTGATTCTGCACTGTTAGAATCTGGCCTTGCTGTAGTTAGCCAAAGAGAGGCAGAATATTCATGGAGTGGCGTGACTGAGCAAGATTTCTGGATTTATCCAGGTACTAATGTCCTATATGGCCACGATGTTACAACAGATCACTTCGGTTTGAGGCTTACAGGATATTTATATGCCGAAACAACTGGAGATTACACGATATCAATAACATTTGCTGATGATGCAGCTTCGTTGTCAATCGGGGCTGGAGTTGCTATGGAATGTTGTGGATCGAGTCAATTCCCAACTGCCGTGACCGAATATGCACACTGGTATGCTGAAGGTGAAAGCACATCAGTCGCAAAGACAGTTCATCTTACTGCAGGAGTCTATTATCCTATCAAGGTGGTTTTCATGAATGTTGTAAGTGGTGCCCACTTCAATATGTCCGTCACCTATCCTGATGGAACAAATCATACGACTGATATTGATTGGTACAGCTCGACGAACAATAGCACATCTTGTCCTTATTCCACGACCACAACCAATATTTGGACTGGATCAGATACTGAATATTTTACAGTAACAGGTTCAGATGGTGATGTTACTGTCACCAAGGATGTACCAGAATCCACTACGACTACAACTGAAGTATGGACAGGTTCAGTACCTACTACCATTACCATCTAtccatccaatccaagtgatcctgtaactgttgacatcaagaccccagaatctacaacaaccactacagaaccatggacaggttcagTACCTACTACCATTACCATCTAtccatccaatccaagtgatcctgtaactgttgacatcaagaccccagaatctacaacaaccactacagaaccatggacaggttcagTACCTACTACCATTACCATCTAtccatccaatccaagtgatcctgtaactgttgacatcaagaccccagaatctacaacaaccactacagaaccatggacaggttcagTACCTACTACCATTACCATCTAtccatccaatccaagtgatcctgtaactgttgacatcaagaccccagaatctacaacaaccactacagaaccatggacaggttcagTACCTACTACCATTACCATCTAtccatccaatccaagtgatcctgtaactgttgacatcaagaccccagaatctacaacaaccactacagaaccatggacaggttcagTACCTACTACCATTACCATCTATCCgtccaatccaagtgatcctgtaactgttgacatcaagaccccagaatctacaacaaccactacagaaccatggacaggttcagTACCTACTACCATTACCATCTAtccatccaatccaagtgatcctgtaactgttgacatcaagaccccagaatctacaacaaccactacagaaccatggacaggttcagTACCTACTACCATTACCATCTAtccatccaatccaagtgatcctgtaactgttgacatcaagaccccagaatctacaacaaccactacagaaccatggacaggttcagTACCTACTACCATTACCATCTAtccatccaatccaagtgatcctgtaactgttgacatcaagaccccagaatctacaacaaccactacagaaccatggacaggttcagTACCTACTACCATTACCATCTAtccatccaatccaagtgatcctgtaactgttgacatcaagaccccagaatctacaacaaccactacagaaccatggacaggttcagTACCTACTACCATTACCATCTAtccatccaatccaagtgatcct ctccttcta tccagctCCTTCT TTGTGGTTGAAACTCCAAAACCTGTTGTCACGGAAAAagatgtcaccaccatcatcttgcCGTGCACTTGTAAGGAgccttcaaccaccacaacaactggtgatgatggtaagaAGACCGTTGTCTGTAAAATCCCACACTCATTAGTGTCCACTGTGGTGGTGACCGAGCCATGCACCAATGCTGCTGGAGATGTTACTGTCACGACATATACGACTTTCACTGCCGCTGCTGCTGTCACTGCTAACCCTACTGAAACCgtttctccaactggtgACGAGGGTAATGGTGCTGAAGGCAGTGGTACTGGAGGTAATGGATCTGAAGCTGCTTCGGCAGGTAATGGCTCAGAAActtcaccacaagaagtctccacGTACGAGGCCATGGGTTCAaaaaacacatacacattcttggctgtgttatccgctcttttgtggatttcattttga